The genomic segment GGTCGTCCCTCTGGGACTTCCTCCTGACGTCGATCAAGGTCCTCGCGTACCTCGTCATCGGCCGGCTGTTCTTCGGCGTCGTCATCCACCTGGACAACCTGCTGCCGGCCCTCCTGGTCATCGCCCTGACCGTCCTGGCATTCTCCGGGATCGGCATCCTGTCGGCCGCCTTCGTCCTCTATCTGAAGCGCGGCGACCCGATCACCTATCTCGTGGCGAGCGGATCGGCGCTGGTCGGCGGCGTCTTCTATCCCCCCGAGGACATGCCGTGGCTCGGGGGCTGGTCGCGCTTCCTGCCGATCACCTACGCCCTGCGCGCCCTCCGGAGGTCGCTGCTGCGCGGCAGCCGGTTCTCCGAGATCCTGCCGGACATCGAGGCGCTCTTGTTGTTCGTCGCGGTCCTGATGCCTTTCGGCATCGTCGCCTTTCGCTTCGCCGTGCGCAAGGCCCGACAGGAGGGCTCGCTGGTGCAGTATTGAAACGCGCCGGGCGCTGTGCTAGATTCGACCCTCATTCCTGAAGACAGGACGCCCGGGACGTCACGCGCATGGAACGAGGCCGCGGCCACGCGGCCGGAAGCGGGTGCGGGGGAGACCGTCAACTTGAAATTCGAAAAGCTGAACGTGCCGCTCGAAGGGAAACGCATCGACGTCGTGGAGGGGAAGCTGCGCGTCCCGCCGAACCCGATTCTCCCTTTCATCGAGGGGGACGGCATCGGCCCCGACATCTGGGCGGCCGCGCGCCGCGTGTTCGACGCCGGCGTCAAGAAGGCGTACGGCGGCAAGCGGCAGATCCACTGGTTCGAAATCTACGCCGGCGGCAAGGCCCGCGACAAGTACGGCGAGTGGCTGCCGCAGGACACCATGGAGGCGATCCGCTACTACACCGTCGCCATCAAGGGGCCGCTGACGACGCCGATCGGCGGCGGCTACCGCAGCCTCAACGTCTCGCTGCGGCAGGAGCTCGATCTCTACGCGTGCATCCGCCCGATTCGGTATTTCGAGGGGGTGCCGTCGCCGGTGAAGCGGCCGCAGGACATCGACCTGACGATCTTCCGGGAGAACACCGAGGACGTGTACGCCGGCATCGAGTGGCGCGATGGCACGGAGAAGTGCCGCAAGGTGGTGGAGTTCCTCAACCGGGAGATGGGCTGCTCGATCCCCGCCGACTCGGCCATCGGCGTGAAGACCATGAGCGCCCGGGCCACGAAGCAGCTGGTGCGCAAGGCGATCCGCTATGCCATCGAGCGCAAGAAGCCGAGCGTCACGCTGATGCACAAGGGGAACATCATGAAGTACACCGAGGGAGCCTTCAAGGAGTGGGGCTACCAGGTGGCCAAGGAGGAGTTCCCCGAGTTCACGCTGACCGAGGAGGAGGCCTCGAGGCTCGCGAAGCCGTCCGCCAGCAAGGTGGTGATCAAGGACCGCATTGCCGACTCGATCTTCCAGCAGATCCTGATCCGCCCGACCGACTACTCGGTCATCGCCACGCCGAACCTGAACGGCGACTACCTCTCCGACGCGGCGGTGGCCCAGGTCGGCGGCCTGGGGCTGGGGCCCGGGGCGAACATCGGCGACATCACGGCGGTCTTCGAGGCGACGCACGGCACCGCTCCGGCCTACGCCGGACAGGACAAGGTCAACCCCGGATCGCTCATCCTGTCGGGCGCCATGATGTTCGAGTACATGGGCTGGCGCGAGGTCTCGGACCTGATCGTCGAGGGGATGCGCCTGGCGATCAAGACCCGGCGCGTGACCTACGACCTGGCCCGGAACATGGAGGGGGCCACGACCGTCAAGACCTCCGAGTTCGCGAACATCATCATGTCCCAGATCGAAGAAGCCCACTGAGAGCCAACCGTCAGCCGGGGGAGCGTTCATGCGTAGAAAAGTCTCGATCATCGGCGCCGGCAACGTCGGCGCCTCGGCGGCGGAGCGGATCGCCCTGCGCCGCCTGGCCGATGTCGTCATGGTCGACATCGTCGAGGGCCTGCCGCAGGGCAAGTCGCTCGACCTGAACGAAGCCGGCCCGGTCGACGGCTACGACATCCGCCTCACCGGCAGCAACGGCTACGAGGAGACGCGAGACTCGGACGTCGTCGTCATCACCTCCGGCCTGCCGCGCAAGCCCGGCATGAGCCGCGACGATCTGCTGCAGAAGAACTTCGAGATCGTCAAGAGCGTCACCCAGGAGGTGGCGCGCCGCTCGCCGCGGGCCATCCTGATCGTCGTCAGCAATCCTCTGGACGCCATGGCCTGGACCGCCCTCAAGGTCAGCGGCTTCCCGCGCGAGCGCGTCCTCGGCATGGCCGGCGTCCTCGACTCGGCCCGCATGCGCTTCTTCATCGCCGACGCCCTCGGCGTCTCGGTCGAGAACACCCACGCCTTCGTGCTCGGCGGCCACGGCGATTCGATGGTCCCCCTGCCGCGCTACTCCACCGTGTCCGGGATCCCGATCACCGAGCTTTTGCCCAAGGACAAGATCGACGCCATCGTGCAGCGCACGCGCGACGGCGGGATCGAAGTCGTGAACCTTCTCAAGAGCGGCAGCGCCTACTACGCCCCGGCATCGTCCATCGTCCAGATGGTCCAGGCGATCCTGCTCGACGAGCACAAGATCCTGCCGTGCGCCATCTACCTGAACGGCGAGTATGGCTACAAGGATCTCTTCATCGGCGTGCCGGCCCGGCTGGGGGCGCAGGGGCTCGAGAAGGTGATCGAGATCAAGCTCACCGCCGAGGAGAAGTCGGCGCTCGATCGCTCCGCGGAGTCGGTGCGGGAGCTGGTGTCGAAGCTGAAGGTCTAGTCGCAGGCATCCCCGACGCCGTCGCCGTCACGGTCCTCCTGGCGCGGGTTCGCGATGCCCGGGCAGTTGTCGTCGCACGCGACGCGCTCGCCGCCGGTGCAGGGGTGATCGGTGAAGCCGCCGCTGCCGTCGCCGTCGTTCGGCACGCCGTCCTCGTCGAAGTCATCCAGGTTCACGCTGCGGGTGAAGATGTCCATGTCGCCCGAACGGCTGCCGGACCAGATCGGATGGATGCGGCCGCCTCCCGCCGCGGCCTGGTTGTAGTCTCCGGCGAACCCGTAAGACGTGACTCCGTAAGGGGCATCCGAGACCCTGATGCTGGGCCCGAAGCGCGCGCCGCCGTCCGTCGACGTCGCCTGGTAGACGGCGTAGGTCAGATTGGCGGGGTCGTCGCGTCGATCGAGGAAATGGACGTGGACGCGCCCCTTCCCATCCACGGTGACGGTTGGAAGAAACTGATCGGCGCCGTTCCCGGCGCGGTCGTCGTTGACGCGGACCGGGTCGCTCCAGGTCGCTCCGCGGTCCTCGGAGTGGCGCAGGAGGATGTCCGGGTCGCCGAAGCGAGCATCGGTCCAGACGACATAGAGCCACCCGCGATGTGGGCCGTTGCTCCGATCGACCGCCAGGGCCGGAACCATGGGGTTTCGGACGTTGCCCTGGAGCGGATCCGGCGCAGTGCGTACTTCCGGCTCGACGGTGAAGTCGTCCGTCCACGACGCCCCCCCATTGAAGGAGCGATCGAAATAGATCCTTGCGGACACGTCGTTGTTGTCCCAGACCGCGTAGACCTCCCCCTCGGGGCCCACGGCGAGCATGCAGTGGTTTCCGACGGAATGCGCCGGGTTGGAGATCCCCCGCGCCCTGGTGAAGGTCCTCCCGCCGTCCAGGCTCCGCGAGAAGGCGATGTCGAAGTTGACCCTGCCGCTGGTCAGGTAGTCGGCCCAGACGACATAGAGGGCGCCGGTTGCGGGATCCGCGGCGAGCCACGGCTTGTCGGCGATGTATTCGAAGGGGATCTCCGACACGAACTGGAACGACTCGCCGCCGTCGGTGGACTTGAACAGCGGGAAATGGTCTTCGGCGTCGAACGCCAGGACGGCCAGGAAGAAATTGCCCCGGCCGTCCTCGGCGAGCACGGGATCGAAATGATCGTTGAAGCCGGTCTCCAGCCGGCGGCTCGTCCAGGAGGCTCCACCGTCCTTCGTCCAGGCGTACTCGAGGTGGTAGTCGGAGAATTCGGGCCCGGGCTCGCGTTCGAACCAGGCCGCGACGAGACGGTTCGCGTCGCGAGAGCTGATGGCGATCGTCGTCTCGAATTGATCGAGACCCGACGCGTCCTGATTGACGCGTACGTCGGCCGGCTGCTTGGGCTTGCCGGCCTGCGCAGGTGGGAGCCACAGCGCCACAAGGAAGGTTGTCATGAGGGCCATGGACCAGGAAGAGATTGTGGAACGCATCGTGACCTCCAGGCGAGGCGATGGACCCGGCACCACGGCGGCCCGAACACCTCCGGTGCGGCGCGGGTGATGCAGTCAACCTCGGTGAGGTACCTGTACGGCGTCCGTGCGCCTGCGTCAACCTGAAACCACGCCGGCTCCGGGCCCTAAGGAGGACTGTTGCGGCTGCTGCCTGCGTGCTTCGGCGCCTGGTCGCTTCTCGGAGTCGGTGCGGGAGGCGGTGTCGAGGCATCTGGCCTGATCTCCGGAACGCCGCTCGCGGCCGGCAGGCCGAGGTCGGTGTTGGTGCTGCCGGCGATCTCGTCGACGATGCGGTCGATGGCGCGGTGCACGGCGTCGATCGTGCCGCGCGGCCGGTTGGCGAGGACGGCGAAGGCGAGGACCCGGCCGTCCTTGTTCGCGGCGTAGCCGGCAAGCGTCAGGGCCCCCGCGACCCGCCCGGTCTTGGCGCGTATGCGACGGCGCGAACCTTCTCCTCCGAAACGCTCGTCCAGCGTGCCGTCGGCGCCACCGATCGGCAGAGACGAGATCAGATCGGTGCCGATCTCGAAATCGGCCCCCGCGCGCGCCAGGACCTCGGCGAGCAGGCGCGCCGGCAGGCGGTCGTCGTCCGACAGGCCGGAGCCGTCGGCCAGCCGGGTCCCCTCCAGATCGATCCCGAGCCCGGCGAGATAGCCGCGAATGACCTCGAGCCCGCCGGCGGTTGTGCCGGGGGTGCCGACGAACTGGGCGCCCAGCGTCTTGACGAGCATCTCCGCCATGAAGTTGTTGCTGTTCTTGTTCATGTCGCGCACCAGGCTGCCGAGTGGGCGCGACTCGTGGGTGTGGATCTCGCGCGCCTTCTCGGGGACGGAGCCGACGGCGAGATTGCCGCCAATCTCGATCTGCTCCCGCTTCGCGATCTCGCGGAAGGCGGTGAGGGCGTATTGCGGCGGCTCCTCGACGGCGCGGTTGAAAAAAGCCGGCCCGCTGCCGCGCCGGATCGTGCCGCTGACCACGAGGGCGTTCCGGCCCCCCTCGAAGGAGCGCGTCACAGCGAGAGATGTCGGGCCGGCTGTCGTCAGGGCGCGGTTCATGACCTGGAAGTAAGACGCGGCCGGCGAAAGGGTCAGATCCGGGCGCGCGCCCAGGATCGGGGACGGGTCGATGGTCACGGTGACCACGTTGAAATTGCAGGACAGGGCGCCAATGGGCGCGTTGTACCAGGAGTCGGCCGAGGGCTGGGGCCAGCCGGTAGGGCGCCTGACGGAGTCGAAGTAGGACTCGTCGGCGACCAGGTCCCCCTCGACCTTGCGCAGGCCGAGGTTCGCCAGGCGCCTCACCACGAGCCACCACGATTCCCCGACGAGATCCGGGGCCCCCGAGCCCTTGATGTACAGGTTCCCCGCGATCGAGCCGGACCCGTCGATCGGCGTGTCGGCGTAAAGGCTCGTCCTGTAGACAAATTCCGGCTTGAGCAGCGCAAGCGCCGCGGCGGTCGTCAGGATCTTCTGGGTCGACGCCGGCTGCAAGGGCCGGTTGGCCTGGCGCAGGAAAACCGGCCGTCCCTCGGGCAGCAGGAGGACGGCGACGCCCGTCTCGTCCGGGTTCAGGACGGGGGCGCGCATCATCACCGAGAGGCGATCGGAGAGAGGCGTCGATGCGGGCGCCGACTCGGGCCCGGCCGGAGCGCCGGCGGTGGGTGCTGCGAACGCACCGGGCGCGGCATCAAGGTCCGCGAGCGAGCCGAGGAGCCACAGGACCACGGCAGGACCAGCCGCGCGGTGACGCCTCTCGGCTGGGGGTGGAAACTTCGGCATCGCGACAAGAGCCTCAGGAAGAACCGCACGCGGATCGTAGCAGAGCAACAAACGCCTGTCAAAACAACGGTTTGACACGATCCGGGCGCGATGCTATATAGGGGCGCGATGAAAATCCACGAATATCAGGCGAAGCAGATCCTCAAGCGCTTCGCGATCGAAATCCCGAAAGGGGACGTCGCCTTCAGCCCGAAGGAGGCGTTCGCGATCGCCGCGCGGCTGGGGGGGCGGTGCGTCCTGAAGGCGCAGATCCACGCCGGCGGCCGCGGCAAGGGGGGCGGCGTCAAAGTGGCCGACGACGCGGACAGGGCCGAAGGCCTGGCACGGCAGATCATCGGCATGAACCTGGTGACGCCGCAGACCGGGCCCCAGGGGAAGAAGGTCAGGCGCCTCCTGGTCGAGGAGACGGTGGCGATCGCCCGCGAGATCTATCTTGGCGTGACGCTCGACCGGGGCCGATCCGTGCCGGTCGTCATGGCTTCGGCGCAAGGGGGGATGGAGATCGAAGAAGTCGCGCGCAAGGATCCGAAGGCGATCCTGATCGAGCCGGTCGATCCGGTGATCGGATTCCGCCCGTTCCAGGGGCGGCGGATCGCCTTCGCGCTCGGCCTGTCGGGGGACCAGGCCGCCGGGGCCGCCCGGCTGATGCAGGCCCTGGTGCGGGCGTATCGCGAGACCGACGCGTCCCTGGCCGAGATCAATCCGCTCGTCGTGACGGCCGCGGGGACGCTGGTGGCGCTCGACGCCAAGATGACCTTCGACGACAACGCCCTCTTCCGCCACCCGGAGATCCGCGATCTGCGCGATCCGGACGAGGAGGACCCGCTCGAAGTGGAGGCCTCGGCCCACGCGCTGAACTACATCAAGCTGCAGGGGAACGTCGGGTGCATGGTGAACGGCGCGGGGCTGGCGATGGCGACGATGGACATCATCAAGCTGGTGGGGGGCCAGCCGGCCAACTTCCTGGACGTGGGCGGCGGGGCCACCTCCGAACAGGTCGCCTCGGCGTTCAAGATCCTGATGGCCGACAGGAGCGTGAAGAGCGTCCTGATCAACATCTTCGGCGGGATCCTGCGCGGGGACATCCTGGCGCGCGGCCTGGTCGAGGCGATCCGCCAGGTCAACGTGCGGGTGCCGGTCGTGGTCCGGCTCGAGGGGACGAACGTCGACGAGGGGAAGCGCATCCTGAGCGAGTCGGGGCTCGACTTCACGCTGGCCGACGGCATGCTGGACGCGGCGAAGAAGGTGGTCGCCCTGGCGGGATCGCGATGAGCATCCTCGTCGATCAGGGGACCCGCGTAGTCGTGCAGGGGATCACCGGCCGGGAGGGGACGTTCCACTCGCGCGGCTGCCGAGAGTACGGCACGAAGATCGTCGCGGGGGTCACCCCCGGCCGGGGCGGGTCGGTGCACGAAGAGGTCCCGGTCTTCGACACGGTCAGGCAGGCGGTCGAGAAGACCGGCGCGGAGGTTTCGCTCATCTTCGTGCCTCCCGCGGCGGCCGCCGACGCCATCCTCGAGGCGGCGGACGCCGGCATCCGGCTGGCGGTGTGCATCACCGAGGGGATTCCGACCGCCGACATGACGACGGTCAAGGCCGCGCTGGCCGCGGGGAGCATGCGGCTCATCGGGCCGAACTGCCCGGGCATCATCTCCCCCGGCAAGTGCAAGATAGGCATCATGCCGGGGTACATCCACAAGCCCGGCCCCGTGGGGGTCATCTCGCGCAGCGGGACGCTGACGTACGAGGCGGTCGCCCAGCTGAGCGGGCGGGGCATCGGACAGAGCACCTGCATCGGCATCGGCGGCGACCCGATCATCGGCACGACCTTCGTCGACGCCCTCGGCCTGTTCAAGGACGACGCGGAGACGCGCGCCATCATGCTGATCGGCGAGATCGGCGGGACCGCCGAGGAAGAAGCGGCGCGCTACGCCGCCCGTGAGCTCCGGAAGCCGTTGGTCGCGTTCGTGGCGGGGCAGACCGCCCCGCCCGGCAAGCGCATGGGGCACGCCGGGGCGATCATCGCGGGCGGGCACGGCACGGCGGCCGAGAAGATGGCGGTCCTGAAGGAATGCGGCGTCCGGGTTCTCCAGAGCCCCGCCGAGATCGGCGAGGCCGTCGAGGCCGCGCTCAAGGAGAGCGGCCGCCCAGGCGGCGCGGGGGGGAAAAAGTGATCGAGAGGACTCTGTCGATCGTGAAACCGGACGGCGTCGCGAAGAACCTGGTCGGCGAGGTGGTGCGCCGGTTCGAGGCGGCGGGCCTCCGGGTCGTCGCTCTCAAGATGACGCGCCTCGACCGCCGCGAGGCGGAGGGGTTCTACCACGTGCACCGGGAGCGCCCGTTCTTTCCGTCCCTGGTCGAGTTCATGACCTCGGGGCCGATCGTGCCGATGGTCCTGGAGGGGGAGGAGGCGATCGCCACGGTGCGCCGGCTGATGGGGGCCACCGATCCCGCCAAGGCCGATGCGGGCACCATCCGCCGGGACCACGCCGCCTCGATCGAGAAGAACATCGTCCACGGATCGGACTCCCCGGCGACCGCCGGCTTCGAGATCGGGTATTTCTTCAACGCGCAGGAGATTCCCCCCCGCTGACCGGGGCCCTCCAAGGCGCATCCTCCGAGGCCAGATGAAGGACCTCCTCCGGCTCCTGCGCTACGTCCGGCCGTACACCGGAAGGCTGGCCGCGGCCGTCGCCTGCTCGATCCTGATCTCCCTCGTCTATCTCGGTCTCCTCGGCCTGATCCAGCCGATCCTGGACGAGGTCCTGCCGCGCAGCGCGATCGCGCCGGCCGCCACGGCCGGCAAGCTCCATCCGTTCGAGCCGATCCGCCGCCTGCTCGGCCCGGACGGAGCGCTGGCCCCCTTGACCTCCTGGGCCGGCCGCCGGCACGGCGAATCGGCCGGGACGGTCGCTCTCGTCGCCGTCACGATCATCGTCCTGTTCGTCTTCAAGGGGCTGTTTACCTATCTGGCGTCGTACCTGACCCGCTGGACGGGGCTGCAGGCGGTGCGCGACCTGAGGGCCGACCTGTACGCCCGCATCCAGCGGCAGTCGCTGGCGTTTTTCTCGGACCATCCGACGGGGTCCCTGATCTCGCGGGTGGTGAACGACGTCGGACGGCTGCAGAAGCTGGTGTCGGGGGACCTGGCGGACATCTTCCGCCTGGGGGCGGTGGTCATCGGCCAGGCCGCCTGGCTGTTCTACCTGAACTGGCGACTCGCGTCGTTCTGCCTGATCCTCCTTCCCCTCGTGGTCTACCCGGTGGCGCGCTTCGGCTCCCGGCTGAAGGCGACCAGCCGCCGCAGCCAGGAGAAGATGGGGGACCTGGTCAGCATCATGAAGGAGGGGATCATCGGCACGCGCGTCGTGCAGGGATTCGGGATGGAGGACTTCGAGATCGACCGCTTCGGCAAGGCGCTCGACCGGATCCAGTCGGCCGAGAAGCGGGCGGCCAGGGTGATGTCGCTGACGGCGCCGGTCCTGGAGATGATCGGCGCGATCGGGGCCGCGGCCCTGTTCCTGTACGCCGGCCGGCGCATCGCCGCCGGCAAGCTGTCTCCCGGAGAGTTCGCCACCTTCATCGCGGCGCTCTGGATGATCTACGCCTCGCTCAAGAACCTGGTGAAGATCAACAACGAGGTGCAGCAGTCGATGGCGGCCGCCAGCCGGGTGTTCGAGCTCATGGACCTGCCCAACCTCATCCGCGACAAGCCGGGGGCCGCCGACCTGCCGCCGTTCAGCGGACAGATCGAGTTCCGGGACGTGCAGTTCCACTACGGCCAGGCCCCGGTCCTGCAGGGTCTCGACCTCACCGTTCCCGCCGGCACCGTCGTCGCCCTGGTGGGCAGCAGCGGCGCCGGCAAGTCGACCCTGGTGAACCTGCTCGCCCGCTTCTATGACGTGACCTCGGGGGCCGTCCTGATCGACGGGGTGGACATCCGCGACGTCACGCTGTCGTCGCTGCGACGGCAGATCGGCCTGGTGACCCAGGAGGTCATCCTGTTCGACGACACGGTGCGCAACAACATCGCCTACGGCCGCACCGGCGTCTCGCCGGAATTGATCGTCGCGGCCGCGCGGGCGGCGCACGCCGAGGCGTTCATCGAGGCGCTGCCGCGCGGCTACGACACGCCGCTCGGCGAGGCGGGCCACCGCCTGTCCCTCGGCCAGAGGCAGAGGATCTCCATCGCCCGGGCGATCCTGAAGGACTCGCCGATCCTCATCCTGGACGAGGCCACCTCGTCGCTCGACATGGAGTCGGAGGCCGAGGTCC from the Candidatus Polarisedimenticolia bacterium genome contains:
- a CDS encoding ABC transporter permease, with the protein product MIALRTLPAFIKRDFLIEASYRTSFVMQAFGIFFSILIWYFVSRVVNAPPTTPGLEGVDYFSYVLLGLALLHYLSSALVSFGGKVRGEQMTGTLEAMLVTPTSIGTIVLGSSLWDFLLTSIKVLAYLVIGRLFFGVVIHLDNLLPALLVIALTVLAFSGIGILSAAFVLYLKRGDPITYLVASGSALVGGVFYPPEDMPWLGGWSRFLPITYALRALRRSLLRGSRFSEILPDIEALLLFVAVLMPFGIVAFRFAVRKARQEGSLVQY
- the icd gene encoding isocitrate dehydrogenase (NADP(+)); this translates as MKFEKLNVPLEGKRIDVVEGKLRVPPNPILPFIEGDGIGPDIWAAARRVFDAGVKKAYGGKRQIHWFEIYAGGKARDKYGEWLPQDTMEAIRYYTVAIKGPLTTPIGGGYRSLNVSLRQELDLYACIRPIRYFEGVPSPVKRPQDIDLTIFRENTEDVYAGIEWRDGTEKCRKVVEFLNREMGCSIPADSAIGVKTMSARATKQLVRKAIRYAIERKKPSVTLMHKGNIMKYTEGAFKEWGYQVAKEEFPEFTLTEEEASRLAKPSASKVVIKDRIADSIFQQILIRPTDYSVIATPNLNGDYLSDAAVAQVGGLGLGPGANIGDITAVFEATHGTAPAYAGQDKVNPGSLILSGAMMFEYMGWREVSDLIVEGMRLAIKTRRVTYDLARNMEGATTVKTSEFANIIMSQIEEAH
- the mdh gene encoding malate dehydrogenase, which produces MRRKVSIIGAGNVGASAAERIALRRLADVVMVDIVEGLPQGKSLDLNEAGPVDGYDIRLTGSNGYEETRDSDVVVITSGLPRKPGMSRDDLLQKNFEIVKSVTQEVARRSPRAILIVVSNPLDAMAWTALKVSGFPRERVLGMAGVLDSARMRFFIADALGVSVENTHAFVLGGHGDSMVPLPRYSTVSGIPITELLPKDKIDAIVQRTRDGGIEVVNLLKSGSAYYAPASSIVQMVQAILLDEHKILPCAIYLNGEYGYKDLFIGVPARLGAQGLEKVIEIKLTAEEKSALDRSAESVRELVSKLKV
- a CDS encoding sialidase family protein produces the protein MRSTISSWSMALMTTFLVALWLPPAQAGKPKQPADVRVNQDASGLDQFETTIAISSRDANRLVAAWFEREPGPEFSDYHLEYAWTKDGGASWTSRRLETGFNDHFDPVLAEDGRGNFFLAVLAFDAEDHFPLFKSTDGGESFQFVSEIPFEYIADKPWLAADPATGALYVVWADYLTSGRVNFDIAFSRSLDGGRTFTRARGISNPAHSVGNHCMLAVGPEGEVYAVWDNNDVSARIYFDRSFNGGASWTDDFTVEPEVRTAPDPLQGNVRNPMVPALAVDRSNGPHRGWLYVVWTDARFGDPDILLRHSEDRGATWSDPVRVNDDRAGNGADQFLPTVTVDGKGRVHVHFLDRRDDPANLTYAVYQATSTDGGARFGPSIRVSDAPYGVTSYGFAGDYNQAAAGGGRIHPIWSGSRSGDMDIFTRSVNLDDFDEDGVPNDGDGSGGFTDHPCTGGERVACDDNCPGIANPRQEDRDGDGVGDACD
- the dacB gene encoding D-alanyl-D-alanine carboxypeptidase/D-alanyl-D-alanine-endopeptidase; this encodes MVLWLLGSLADLDAAPGAFAAPTAGAPAGPESAPASTPLSDRLSVMMRAPVLNPDETGVAVLLLPEGRPVFLRQANRPLQPASTQKILTTAAALALLKPEFVYRTSLYADTPIDGSGSIAGNLYIKGSGAPDLVGESWWLVVRRLANLGLRKVEGDLVADESYFDSVRRPTGWPQPSADSWYNAPIGALSCNFNVVTVTIDPSPILGARPDLTLSPAASYFQVMNRALTTAGPTSLAVTRSFEGGRNALVVSGTIRRGSGPAFFNRAVEEPPQYALTAFREIAKREQIEIGGNLAVGSVPEKAREIHTHESRPLGSLVRDMNKNSNNFMAEMLVKTLGAQFVGTPGTTAGGLEVIRGYLAGLGIDLEGTRLADGSGLSDDDRLPARLLAEVLARAGADFEIGTDLISSLPIGGADGTLDERFGGEGSRRRIRAKTGRVAGALTLAGYAANKDGRVLAFAVLANRPRGTIDAVHRAIDRIVDEIAGSTNTDLGLPAASGVPEIRPDASTPPPAPTPRSDQAPKHAGSSRNSPP
- the sucC gene encoding ADP-forming succinate--CoA ligase subunit beta — protein: MKIHEYQAKQILKRFAIEIPKGDVAFSPKEAFAIAARLGGRCVLKAQIHAGGRGKGGGVKVADDADRAEGLARQIIGMNLVTPQTGPQGKKVRRLLVEETVAIAREIYLGVTLDRGRSVPVVMASAQGGMEIEEVARKDPKAILIEPVDPVIGFRPFQGRRIAFALGLSGDQAAGAARLMQALVRAYRETDASLAEINPLVVTAAGTLVALDAKMTFDDNALFRHPEIRDLRDPDEEDPLEVEASAHALNYIKLQGNVGCMVNGAGLAMATMDIIKLVGGQPANFLDVGGGATSEQVASAFKILMADRSVKSVLINIFGGILRGDILARGLVEAIRQVNVRVPVVVRLEGTNVDEGKRILSESGLDFTLADGMLDAAKKVVALAGSR
- the sucD gene encoding succinate--CoA ligase subunit alpha codes for the protein MSILVDQGTRVVVQGITGREGTFHSRGCREYGTKIVAGVTPGRGGSVHEEVPVFDTVRQAVEKTGAEVSLIFVPPAAAADAILEAADAGIRLAVCITEGIPTADMTTVKAALAAGSMRLIGPNCPGIISPGKCKIGIMPGYIHKPGPVGVISRSGTLTYEAVAQLSGRGIGQSTCIGIGGDPIIGTTFVDALGLFKDDAETRAIMLIGEIGGTAEEEAARYAARELRKPLVAFVAGQTAPPGKRMGHAGAIIAGGHGTAAEKMAVLKECGVRVLQSPAEIGEAVEAALKESGRPGGAGGKK
- the ndk gene encoding nucleoside-diphosphate kinase, yielding MERTLSIVKPDGVAKNLVGEVVRRFEAAGLRVVALKMTRLDRREAEGFYHVHRERPFFPSLVEFMTSGPIVPMVLEGEEAIATVRRLMGATDPAKADAGTIRRDHAASIEKNIVHGSDSPATAGFEIGYFFNAQEIPPR
- a CDS encoding ABC transporter ATP-binding protein; the encoded protein is MKDLLRLLRYVRPYTGRLAAAVACSILISLVYLGLLGLIQPILDEVLPRSAIAPAATAGKLHPFEPIRRLLGPDGALAPLTSWAGRRHGESAGTVALVAVTIIVLFVFKGLFTYLASYLTRWTGLQAVRDLRADLYARIQRQSLAFFSDHPTGSLISRVVNDVGRLQKLVSGDLADIFRLGAVVIGQAAWLFYLNWRLASFCLILLPLVVYPVARFGSRLKATSRRSQEKMGDLVSIMKEGIIGTRVVQGFGMEDFEIDRFGKALDRIQSAEKRAARVMSLTAPVLEMIGAIGAAALFLYAGRRIAAGKLSPGEFATFIAALWMIYASLKNLVKINNEVQQSMAAASRVFELMDLPNLIRDKPGAADLPPFSGQIEFRDVQFHYGQAPVLQGLDLTVPAGTVVALVGSSGAGKSTLVNLLARFYDVTSGAVLIDGVDIRDVTLSSLRRQIGLVTQEVILFDDTVRNNIAYGRTGVSPELIVAAARAAHAEAFIEALPRGYDTPLGEAGHRLSLGQRQRISIARAILKDSPILILDEATSSLDMESEAEVQIALQNLMSGRTVFVIAHRLSTIRRADVILVLDQGRIVERGTHPELLARQGLYARLDALQFRDDTPPAEASVL